In Candidatus Poribacteria bacterium, a single genomic region encodes these proteins:
- a CDS encoding TPM domain-containing protein, whose amino-acid sequence MVERFRLGGDDRKKLRLAIADFERRTSAEMKVSILNRAKGDPWEAAVGEFARLGLSKTKQRNAVLVCVMPRIRKVVVLGDEGIHNAVSDGTWDRIVELVLNEFRQGRYFDGLANAIREVGGLLATHFPHQADDVDEIPDDIVVGDDDTTDPPDAKT is encoded by the coding sequence ATGGTTGAACGATTCCGATTGGGCGGCGACGACCGGAAGAAGCTGCGGTTGGCGATCGCCGACTTCGAGCGGCGCACCAGCGCAGAGATGAAGGTCTCCATTCTGAACCGGGCAAAGGGCGACCCCTGGGAAGCCGCAGTCGGTGAGTTCGCGCGGCTCGGGCTGTCCAAGACGAAGCAACGGAACGCGGTTCTCGTGTGCGTGATGCCTCGCATCCGAAAGGTCGTTGTCCTCGGCGACGAAGGGATCCACAATGCAGTCTCCGACGGGACGTGGGATCGCATCGTGGAACTCGTCCTCAACGAGTTCCGCCAAGGTCGGTACTTCGACGGCCTGGCGAACGCGATCCGAGAAGTCGGCGGGCTGCTCGCTACCCACTTCCCGCATCAAGCAGATGACGTCGATGAGATCCCCGACGACATCGTCGTCGGGGACGACGACACGACCGATCCTCCCGACGCCAAGACCTGA